The window TAAAACAAAAACCAGGCAAGCACCAGTTTGTGCGTCTTTCCTATCGCCAGCCTGAGAGTTGTGTAATGTTCAGTACTAGATTCCTATAAAGCTAATACAACTCATCTCTTTAAGCTAGTTTCTATATCACTTGTACATGTTTAAGAAGTTGCCGACTTATTCTGAGTACGGGACTTGGTAAACATCTTCGCTCTCCATCTCAATGATTCTCTTCTCCTCATCCTTGAATGAACACATTCCCTtcaaataataacaaaattcaagaaacaaaaaaaccaCTAGCATTGGAGTATGCGTacatattttttagaaatagtGTAAAGGGTCGAGCAAAGTTTTTGATTTGACGAGTAGAGTAGTATACACAAGATGACGAGTAGAACAGTGGCGTTGTCACAGTGAAACAGATAAACGCTAAGGCCTTAAAACCCTAGAGATCATTCTTACAAGCGAGACTGCAGTTTCTTTTAGGTGCTTACTCAATTACATGCCGTTTTGACCAATAAAACGACATGgcgtttttcttttcattttttgaaacacaaaacaaatatcTTTTATTAGAACAGAAAGAATTGAAATCTTTTGATTTCAACTTTAAAGTTGATtttcaaatcatttttaatgCATGTAAATACATAAGAtacctaaaaaaaatataaagaaccTAATTAGacataaagacaaaaaaaatacaaaatcttCACCTTGAAACCTCACTAAAATCTAAAACAGATCCAAAACCGGAGAAAATGAAACGATAAATTCCTTATCATACTCATGATCCTTAAGTATAGCAAAAACTTTACTGAAATAACTAAAACCATAAACTTAGAGTATCTCCACTCCACTTTTATTTTCACTTCTATAATAACATTTAGAATTAAAATCACTCCAATGCATCTTTATTTTtacctataaaataaaattactattttttcctttattatacaagaaaaaataatattcttttatattttgttttatatttggagatttatagataaatatattgGATCAAAACTCATTTCTATTATGCAGTTCTTCAATTTTAAAGGTAAAAATAAGGATTGAAGATAGTCTTAAACCAAACCTCCATATATAAAAACTTTTCTTAATCTACAATAATCAGAATCATATTGAAATAACCAAAACCACAAACTTGAATGAAACCTCCATTACAAATATCCAAAGCATCAACGAGTAGAACTGTTGCATAGCCAGCCACATATTATAATCATGGCTTTCTTCACTAAATGACCAAGCTTATCTTTCTACACCACACCATCAAGCTTCTCTGCTTCAATTTTTGATGAAACTATTACACCAATGGCAAATAAACTATCGGAAAGATGTATGATGTCTTAGATAGTACAAAGCTTTAGTGATGAGTGTTACGTACAAGTAGGTTACATAATAGAAGTCAAATACAAAGCCATCAAGATGTTTTTCTTCTCTGCTAACACGTCTGAAATGTAGACTAATAAACTAAGCATAATAACAATGAGAATGATTCTAACACCTTTCTAATAACACAAGGAATCAATTAGATCATCACTCTTCTCCTTTAACCACGtattcaacttcttcttcttttgaaaACACAGTCTACAGAGACAACAAATGAGATGGCAACCTTCATGGTGAAATGCTCAGTTGAATCGACTCTATCTAAacgaaaaatacaaattttgatatatataaacaaaatatattattattttaataaatattatgaatGACATGTATCTGGTTGCACAAAACTTTCACATCATTTCTATAAATCTGAAAAGCATATCAGTTTTATTATATAAGTATGTTTATacaaaactattataaaattcatataagAAGTAGAAACATGATTCATAGTGAGTTCAATAAAATGAAACATAAGTATCACAAACATAATTTGTATTTGACTATTTTTATGAATGTTATATAAAGCAGCCTAAAAATAATCCTGATTTAATAGTTACTTGCTATTTTTATGAATGTAATAGTTTCATATATCAGTTCCTCAAAACCCTAGAGATCATTTTTACAAGTTATTATGAAGCAAGACTCCACTTTCTTTTTAGTCGACTACGTGTCCTTTTTGACAAATAGAAACGACATGGCGTTTGTGAACAAAGATTGGCGAAAACAGAGCCAAAACTAGTGAAAACGAAACGACATGAGATCTCTGACCTTTACTAGAAAAAGAAGCTCAACTTCAATGGCAACTTCCTCACCGATGAATCCACACTTTTTCAAGCCCCTTCTTCTCGGCTTCCATAGCCACCTAgtaatctctctttctctaaaAACATGCATCATGTATCAATTACTCGGTTTGATCTCTCTTGAGTTTCTTTTTTGTTGCAGAACATTCCCGTGGCTTTCTTCTCAAAGCACTTTGAGCAAACACAAAACCATGGAAATGCGGTGGTAAGGCTGAGATCAGACGCTTCCGATGTAACCTGGGAAGTGAAGATGGACGGTCGGAGACTCACACAAGGCTGGCAAAAGTTCGCCGCCAGTCATGATCTCCGAGTTGGCGACATAGTCATTTTCAGACATGATGGAGATTTCTTGTTGCATGTCTCATTTTTTGGCCCTAGTTGCTGTGAGATTCGATACAAtcacgatgatgatgatgatgatgatgatgacgactcTAGTTTTGTTGCATGTGTCACCGCGTCGAACCTAAGCACTGATATGGTGGTAATAAAAGTTTTACTTCtgtattttaaatttagaaTATAATAGTTAAAAATCTACAATAACTCTATGTAAGATTTTGCAGCATCTTCCAATGGATTTTTCAAGGTATAATGGTCTCACTAACCGTAACTGTGAGATCATTCTATTGAATGAAGAAAGTAAGCAATGGAGACTACTCATGCGTCACCACAAAGCAAGCGGCCACGTTTGCATCAGAAGCGGTTGGAAACGTTTCTGTTATGAAAATAGACGAAGAGCCAACGATTTCTTAACCTTCAAGCTAGTGAGAAACGGCGCAACACCTGTTCTCCAGttgtgttcttcttcttcttcatctacaACAAGACCATGCAGATTCGTGATACTAACTCTCACACCATACAGTCTCAAGAGTTCTACTCTGGTAAGCAAGTTTTTGCAACAACATTTTTTGTCAAGAGTTTGTAAATGGGTTTTGGTGTCTTTATTATGGCAGCGTCTACCGATGAAATTTGTGAAGGCGAATGGTATAGAGAATGCGAGGAAGATAACTCTTGTGGATCGACACGGTAACAAAAAGACGACGAGTCTTAAGCAGTTTGATAAATATGGTAGACTGAGTTTGGGAAAAGAGTGGAAAGAGTTTTGTGAAGTTAATAAAGTGAAGACTGGTGAGTCCTTTAAGCTGGAACTCATCAAGGAAGAAGACACTGGTACTCATCTACTTAAGTTCTGCTCCAAAGTTTGAAACTCTCTCTCTGAGTTCTTTTAGCTTCTGTAATATCTACTTTCAATGTATTGTTTTGGCTAAAGCTTGTAACATGCAAAGCTTTTTAGCAGCTTGGGATGAACAAAGGTAATCAGATACCTTGTTGTTTCCCTAAAAGTTTAAATTGCGTTGTAAAACAATTTGTTGATCTCTTTAACATCCTCTTTTGAGCCACAGTTTGTTTAATGTTTCCTCGGACTCATGATCCTTAAGTATTGAGAAACTTTCAACAAGATTTGGCTTCACCTTTGTTTCGGATTTTAGACCTCTTGTGCCTGAAAAAGATCTATTAGCTCACTAGTAATATGATTCATTTTCAGATATATGATGAGAAGCATTATGTGAAAGCCAACACATGAATATCTCACACATATATCCATTCAAAGAAAGAGGGACAAGCTGGAAGATAGTTATAGAACATGATTAATGTCAGCATCTATGCATATAAGCCCTATAGAATTAACTTATCTTCAGCATCACTCAATATGCATTAACAAACAACACTTTATATATGGCATCTTGTTCAAATTCTCCTccatgatgaagaagaagagttgcAGCTTTGGATGATTGTGATTTGGTGATAATCTTTGCGTGTTATATACGGCACCATTCTTTCTTTTGTAACGATGTCTTGTTTTTCCTTTGTTGTGTTTAACAGAATGCTTGAGAGTGTTAATAATGTGTAGTATGAGTGAGTCAAAATTAACTTTTGGCATTGGGACAAAGCACCAAAACAGAGCAAAAGTAGAGAATACGAAATGACATTAACGCTTTAAAAGCTttatagaaaacataaaacaacTCTTCATTAGTGATGAAGAAAGTTACAGCTTCCTCACCAACAAGAGAGTCAGCTATGTGTCTTTTGACATACCAAGAACGGGGCGGCTTTAAATTCTAAGGCGCATACCGTAACTAGAGAACAAGAAACGACACCAAAGCTTAAAAAAAGTTGTAAATGGCAAATGGTTCAGCTTCCTCACCAATCAATCCACACTTTTTCCAGCCTCTTCTTCCCGGATTCCACAGCCACATTGtaatctctctttttctctatGTGTCTCTCAAAGTCTCAATATACATTGAATAGTTTTGTTCgaactctctctctcgtttCTTTTGTTGCAGAACATTCCCATAGCATTCTACTCAAAGCATATAAAGGGAACAACCAACGAGGGTTATGTCAATGAAGTGGTAAAACTGAGATCAGATGCTTCTGATTTAACCTGGGAAGTGAAGATGGACGGTCGTAGACTCACCCATGGCTGGGAAAAGTTCGCCACCGGTCATTGTTTAAAAGTGGGAGACATAGTCATTTTCAGACATGATGGAGATTTGTTGTTCCATGTCACACCTTTTGGGCCTAGTTGCTGTGAGATTCAAtacaatgatgatgatgatgatgatgatgatgatcatgatGAGAAGTATCATCAACAACACACAAGAGAAGCAGAATCTTCACCAGACAACTCTTGTTTTGTAGCCCGTGTTACCGAGTCTAATCTAAAAAAGGATGCACTGGTGAGTTGTGAAAGAATGATTATGCATTTGATTTAAACACCtccttaaaaaaaatcataaactaactactccttttaaaaaaaaaaactttgcagTTTCTTCCACAACACTTTTCAAGGGCTAATGGTTTCGTGAATCGTGAGTGTGAGATCATACTGATGAATGAAGATAGGGAACCATGGACATTGTTAATGAAATACTACAAAACAAATGGTTATGTTTACATCAGACACGGCTGGAGAAGTTTCTGTCAAGCTAACCGAAAAAGAGCCAACGATGTATTGACTTTCAAACTTGTGCAAACAGGGACAAAACCTGTTCTCCAGTTGCGTGCGTCAGTGTACAACCGAggttcttcatcatcttcttcaacaaGCCAAGACAGATTCGTGACACTAACTCTCAAGCAATACCAACTCAAGAGCTGTAAACTGGTAAGTAATTAAGTTTTCATTTCAACATATTATCAAGAgttgttttaatgtttttgagtCTATATGGCAGTGTCTACCGGTACCGTTTGTGATGGCGAATGGTATCAAGAACGTAAGGGAGATAATCCTTGTTGACAGACACGGTGTACGAAGGACAACGAGTCTTAAACCTGATGACAAATATGGAAGAATGAGATTGGGAGAGGGGTGTATAAAGTTCTGTATTGCTAGTGGAGTGAAGACTGGTGAGTCCTTCCGGCTAGAACTcattaaagaaaaagaagaagacacagTGAATCATCTACTTAAGTTCAGCTCCAAAATCTGAAACTCTCTTCGAGTTGGTTGTGCTTATGTAATACCTACTTGCAATGTGTATTCGCATGATGAGTGAGGGATGCTATTTCTGGACATAAGTCTATTTGTGAGATTTATAAGTTCCTATCTCTGCAAGATGGTTTCAGTTTGCTAATTAAAAACCTTGTATGATATTGTCTTTCTTAATCCTACGTTTCAAGTTAAAGCAATCTCGAGCGTTGTAGGGGTACATTGTTAGCAATGCAGATTTGATGAAAGAAACTCTTTGTAGTATCTGACATATCAAGATGTACCTTTTCTGAAGTGTTAGTGTATGATGGTTTGTGTATCAATGCCTGTAGTTCCAAAGAGTGTTCATTTCTTCAATGGCATCGTCTCTTCAAGAGCTTGCAGGCTGCACAAGAGGAGCTTGATCGTGGCTCATACCCTCTTCAAGAGCTAAACGTTAGGCTTTTGTTTTTCGAAGTGTTTATCTATGTGCTTCCTTTTATATATTCTTGGACTCTTTATAACTTTTTGTGAAGAAGAGTGTTTTTAGAGGTGTAATAAAGTGGGGAACACAATGGGACATGATTGGCTCAAGCCTTAAGCTCTTCCTTGCTTATTTACATGATTGGCTCGTGGTTTGATTCCAAGCTCGTAGGTCATAAATCATAATCATATACTGGTTTAGCTTTGGGGcctttttaaacaaaaaaaaatcaagaactatcagagccaggtttcgATCCTGGGACCTGTGGGTTATGGGCCCACCACGCTTCCGCTGCGCCACTCTGATTTGTTGGTtgctatttttaataattagacACCTTGTACCACAAAAATTGTTGGTTGTGAACAAAATCATATGGAGAGTCACTGTCCTGAATGAACATCTTTAGTCGGGTCAAGCCTTGAAAATAATCCAGTTCTGGTTTATTCGCATAGccaatttataaaacatattgCAGGCTTACACTCTCAATCTTAGTTGTGATTGAGTCCCACTAGTTTTCTCTGTTCTTGATTTGTTTTCCATCTAAAGAGCGAGTAGTTTTTAGTGTAGGAAAACAGAGTTGTTATGTTACAGAGAAACAGAGAAGTTGGCTGAAAATAGAGAGTAAAAGAGAAAACAACCAAGCTAAACCAGAAACAATAACGTTGATCTTAAGTTCTTAACCAATCTGGATTTTGACATAGTTTGCgttacttttttttctaaaataacc of the Brassica rapa cultivar Chiifu-401-42 chromosome A03, CAAS_Brap_v3.01, whole genome shotgun sequence genome contains:
- the LOC103859374 gene encoding B3 domain-containing protein REM8 isoform X3, with amino-acid sequence MRSLTFTRKRSSTSMATSSPMNPHFFKPLLLGFHSHLNIPVAFFSKHFEQTQNHGNAVVRLRSDASDVTWEVKMDGRRLTQGWQKFAASHDLRVGDIVIFRHDGDFLLHVSFFGPSCCEIRYNHDDDDDDDDDDSSFVACVTASNLSTDMVILQHLPMDFSRYNGLTNRNCEIILLNEESKQWRLLMRHHKASGHVCIRSGWKRFCYENRRRANDFLTFKLVRNGATPVLQLCSSSSSSTTRPCRFVILTLTPYSLKSSTLRLPMKFVKANGIENARKITLVDRHGNKKTTSLKQFDKYGRLSLGKEWKEFCEVNKVKTGESFKLELIKEEDTGTHLLKFCSKV
- the LOC103859374 gene encoding B3 domain-containing protein REM8 isoform X2, producing MRSLTFTRKRSSTSMATSSPMNPHFFKPLLLGFHSHLNIPVAFFSKHFEQTQNHGNAVVRLRSDASDVTWEVKMDGRRLTQGWQKFAASHDLRVGDIVIFRHDGDFLLHVSFFGPSCCEIRYNHDDDDDDDDDDSSFVACVTASNLSTDMVHLPMDFSRYNGLTNRNCEIILLNEESKQWRLLMRHHKASGHVCIRSGWKRFCYENRRRANDFLTFKLVRNGATPVLQLCSSSSSSTTRPCRFVILTLTPYSLKSSTLVSKFLQQHFLSRVCKWVLVSLLWQRLPMKFVKANGIENARKITLVDRHGNKKTTSLKQFDKYGRLSLGKEWKEFCEVNKVKTGESFKLELIKEEDTGTHLLKFCSKV
- the LOC103859374 gene encoding B3 domain-containing protein REM8 isoform X1; its protein translation is MRSLTFTRKRSSTSMATSSPMNPHFFKPLLLGFHSHLNIPVAFFSKHFEQTQNHGNAVVRLRSDASDVTWEVKMDGRRLTQGWQKFAASHDLRVGDIVIFRHDGDFLLHVSFFGPSCCEIRYNHDDDDDDDDDDSSFVACVTASNLSTDMVILQHLPMDFSRYNGLTNRNCEIILLNEESKQWRLLMRHHKASGHVCIRSGWKRFCYENRRRANDFLTFKLVRNGATPVLQLCSSSSSSTTRPCRFVILTLTPYSLKSSTLVSKFLQQHFLSRVCKWVLVSLLWQRLPMKFVKANGIENARKITLVDRHGNKKTTSLKQFDKYGRLSLGKEWKEFCEVNKVKTGESFKLELIKEEDTGTHLLKFCSKV
- the LOC103860149 gene encoding B3 domain-containing protein REM7-like yields the protein MANGSASSPINPHFFQPLLPGFHSHINIPIAFYSKHIKGTTNEGYVNEVVKLRSDASDLTWEVKMDGRRLTHGWEKFATGHCLKVGDIVIFRHDGDLLFHVTPFGPSCCEIQYNDDDDDDDDDHDEKYHQQHTREAESSPDNSCFVARVTESNLKKDALFLPQHFSRANGFVNRECEIILMNEDREPWTLLMKYYKTNGYVYIRHGWRSFCQANRKRANDVLTFKLVQTGTKPVLQLRASVYNRGSSSSSSTSQDRFVTLTLKQYQLKSCKLCLPVPFVMANGIKNVREIILVDRHGVRRTTSLKPDDKYGRMRLGEGCIKFCIASGVKTVPKSVHFFNGIVSSRACRLHKRSLIVAHTLFKS